A single Oncorhynchus mykiss isolate Arlee chromosome 24, USDA_OmykA_1.1, whole genome shotgun sequence DNA region contains:
- the LOC110503944 gene encoding reticulon-4 receptor-like 1 encodes MFKGGCRLEFLLVLCGLELSWSCPHHCICYTAPSTVSCQAHNFLSVPEGIPPHSERIFLQNNKIHRLLQGHFSPTTVTLWIYSNNITYIEPSTFHGFAQLEELDLGDNRHLRSLAADTFHGLGRLHALHLYRCGLSALPSNIFQGLRNLQYLYLQDNHLEFLQDDIFVDLHNLSHLFLHGNRLWSLHQNTFRGLGALDRLLLHHNQLQWVDRLAFHDLRRLTTLYLFNNSLTELFGDCLALLPALEYLRLNDNPWECDCKALSLWDWLKRFRGSTSSVGCQAPAELAGKDLKQLHKEDFPNCSGSESLHQSKTWAGTDKVSLKKEPHPVPPPHSHPHRPHHEAPYYPSPPSPLPHPPPSISGEAPGSEGQPGVAPPQRPGRARNCTRQRVRGGKGKGQNEVHTLKEMADKEYSLPDFEGGKYDHTSPDGTITRRKHKCPPRTTVRPPSGVQQATNRAMFSQPLVHLSTILGALLPVTIVHILR; translated from the exons gCTGCAGGCTAGAGTTCCTGCTGGTTCTCTGTGGATTGGAGCTTTCCTGGTCCTGCCCACACCACTGTATCTGCTACACCGCACCCAGTACTGTCAGCTGCCAGGCACACAACTTCCTGTCCGTTCCCGAAGGCATTCCCCCGCACAGCGAGCGCATCTTCCTGCAGAACAACAAGATCCACCGGCTGCTGCAGGGCCATTTCAGCCCCACCACGGTCACACTGTGGATCTACTCCAACAACATCACCTACATCGAGCCCTCCACCTTCCACGGCTTCGCCCAGCTGGAGGAGCTGGACCTGGGGGACAACCGTCACCTGCGTTCCCTGGCTGCAGACACCTTCCATGGGCTGGGCCGGCTCCATGCTCTGCACCTGTACCGCTGTGGGCTCAGTGCGCTGCCCAGTAATATCTTCCAGGGGCTACGCAACCTGCAGTATCTCTACCTACAG GATAATCACCTGGAGTTCCTGCAGGATGACATCTTTGTGGACCTCCACAACCTGAGCCACCTGTTCCTGCATGGGAACCGTCTGTGGTCGCTGCACCAGAACACCTTCCGGGGGCTGGGGGCCCTGGACCGCCTGCTGCTGCACCACAACCAGCTGCAGTGGGTGGATCGCCTGGCCTTCCACGACCTGCGTCGCCTCACCACCCTCTACCTGTTCAACAACTCACTGACCGAGCTGTTTGGAGACTGCCTGGCACTGCTGCCTGCCCTGGAGTACCTGCGCCTCAACGACAACCCCTGGGAGTGTGACTGCAAGGCCCTGTCGCTGTGGGACTGGCTCAAACGCTTCAGAGGTTCTACTTCGTCCGTAGGCTGTCAGGCCCCGGCCGAGCTGGCTGGGAAGGACCTCAAGCAGCTCCACAAGGAGGACTTCCCCAACTGCTCTGGCTCTGAGTCCCTGCACCAGAGCAAGACCTGGGCCGGGACTGATAAGGTGTCTCTGAAGAAGGAGCCACACCCGGTGCCACCGCCTCACTCCCACCCCCACCGCCCTCACCATGAGGCGCCATACTACCCCTCGCCGCCTTCACCTCTGCCCCATCCGCCCCCGTCCATAAGCGGGGAGGCCCCGGGATCAGAGGGACAGCCTGGGGTAGCACCCCCTCAGAGGCCAGGCCGCGCTCGGAACTGCACCCGCCAGCGCGTCAGGGGAGGCAAGGGGAAAGGGCAGAATGAGGTGCATACCTTAAAGGAGATGGCCGATAAAGAATATTCCTTGCCTGATTTTGAAGGGGGCAAATATGACCACACGTCCCCGGATGGCACCATCACGCGGAGGAAGCATAAGTGCCCTCCCCGGACCACTGTTCGCCCCCCTAGTGGGGTGCAACAAGCCACCAATAGGGCCATGTTCTCCCAGCCCTTAGTGCATCTCAGCACCATACTGGGAGCTTTGTTGCCCGTGACCATTGTCCATATTCTCCGCTGA